Proteins encoded together in one Anaerolineae bacterium window:
- the folD gene encoding bifunctional methylenetetrahydrofolate dehydrogenase/methenyltetrahydrofolate cyclohydrolase FolD, translating to MTAKILDGKAIAQRIREQIAREVEERVAAGLPRPGLATVLVGDNPASQVYVRMKHKACEQVGIRSFAYHLPATASQEEVEALVSDLNANPEVHGILVQLPLPPGLDEERILSRIDLRKDVDGFHPLNIGRLAQKGREPLFVPCTPLGILHLLDEAGAKLEGAETVVLGRSNIVGMPMALLLLRRNATVTVCHSRTRNLPEVTRRADILIAAVGRPQMVRGDWVKPGAVVIDVGVNRVEDPTAKKGYRLVGDVAFDEVREVAGALTPVPGGVGPMTIAMLLKNTLRAAKLAE from the coding sequence ATGACGGCCAAGATTCTTGACGGGAAAGCCATAGCCCAACGCATCCGTGAGCAGATTGCCCGCGAGGTGGAAGAACGGGTGGCGGCCGGACTGCCGCGTCCCGGCCTGGCCACGGTGCTGGTGGGCGACAATCCGGCGTCGCAGGTCTATGTGCGCATGAAGCACAAGGCCTGCGAACAGGTGGGCATCCGCTCCTTTGCCTACCACTTGCCGGCCACGGCCTCCCAGGAGGAAGTGGAGGCCCTGGTGAGCGACCTAAACGCCAACCCGGAGGTGCACGGCATCCTGGTGCAGTTGCCTTTACCGCCGGGGCTGGACGAGGAGCGCATCTTGAGCCGCATCGATTTGCGCAAGGATGTGGACGGTTTCCATCCCCTGAACATCGGCCGTCTGGCGCAAAAGGGACGGGAACCCCTGTTCGTGCCCTGCACCCCCCTGGGGATCCTGCACCTGCTGGACGAAGCCGGGGCGAAGTTGGAGGGGGCAGAAACCGTGGTGCTGGGCCGCTCGAACATCGTGGGGATGCCCATGGCCTTGCTGCTGCTGCGGCGCAATGCTACGGTGACGGTGTGCCATTCCCGCACGCGCAACCTGCCCGAAGTCACCCGCCGGGCCGACATCCTCATCGCCGCGGTGGGGCGTCCTCAGATGGTGCGCGGCGATTGGGTGAAACCGGGCGCGGTGGTCATCGATGTGGGCGTCAACCGCGTCGAGGACCCCACGGCCAAGAAAGGTTACCGCCTGGTGGGCGATGTGGCCTTCGACGAGGTGCGGGAGGTCGCCGGAGCGCTCACCCCCGTACCGGGAGGCGTGGGGCCGATGACCATCGCCATGCTGCTGAAGAACACCCTGCGGGCGGCCAAGTTGGCGGAATAG
- a CDS encoding MarR family transcriptional regulator, with the protein MMNRDQVRQALRRWTEVFMHRSMAETRTFMETHGLSFAQISVLMHLRRADACRVSDLGARLGVSNAAASQLVDRLVQXGLVERLEDARDRRVKRLRLTPVGEALVNQAIAARKSWLESVLDRLSDEEQACVADALRLLTEAARSTDEGPSPR; encoded by the coding sequence ATGATGAATCGTGACCAGGTACGCCAGGCGTTGCGGCGATGGACCGAGGTGTTCATGCATCGGTCCATGGCCGAAACGCGAACTTTCATGGAGACCCACGGGCTCTCCTTTGCCCAGATCAGTGTGCTGATGCATCTGCGGCGGGCCGACGCATGTCGYGTCTCYGAYCTGGGGGCGCGCCTGGGGGTGAGCAACGCCGCGGCCAGCCAACTGGTGGACCGTCTGGTGCAGGYCGGRCTGGTGGAGCGCCTGGAAGACGCCAGGGACCGCCGGGTGAAACGTTTGCGTCTGACCCCTGTGGGGGAGGCGTTGGTCAACCAGGCCATCGCCGCCCGTAAATCCTGGCTGGAATCGGTGCTCGACCGTCTTTCGGACGAGGAACAGGCCTGTGTGGCCGACGCCCTGCGCCTGCTGACCGAGGCGGCCCGGTCCACCGATGAGGGACCAAGCCCACGCTGA
- a CDS encoding ABC transporter ATP-binding protein — MLRLIHYVKPYWGMVFIAIVLLFVQANANLALPDYMARIVNNGIQQGGVEDAVAEALRPQTLEHVLLFLTPEEQRMVKDAYRLVTPDDPDYAALKAQYPALDGPIYVLRPLDKAAREALNPVLAKGLVVTSGLQKMLADPEKAAALGQQMGFDLSRLPPGTDLFDVLPRMPENIRAQVIVAINERFAALGDNMLVQMAVGVVKAEYEALGVETAARQMRYILLVGLGMLGVTLVSILAAIGVGYFAARTAAGVARDLRDAVFTKVVNFSAAEFNRFSTASLITRTTNDVTQIQTVLFLIIRLMFFAPILGIGGILHALDTAPNMWWILALVLAVLSVIIGGIIAITLPKFRIMQKLVDRLNLVLRENLTGLLVVRAFNRQPEETKRFDQANLDLTQVSLFVNRVMVLLFPLMMLLMNALGVLILWVGSHQVDQGFIQVGDMMAFLQYAFQVVMAFMMMTMMFVFLPRSFVSGDRIAEVLDTEPSVKDPEQPKSFPEPFRGVVAFEHVSFRYPGAEADVLHDISFVAEPGRVTAIIGTTGSGKSTLVNLILRFYDVNEGAIRIDGVDIREVRLADLRRRIGFVPQRSALFTGTIADNLRMADEEAPEEVLRQAVEVAQAAEFVFGKPEGLTAEIAQGGANVSGGQKQRLAIARALVRRAPIYIFDDSFSALDFKTEAALRRALKRYAANATVIIVTQRVAPVRHADLILVLDEGRLVGRGTHEELLRTNEVYREIALTQLGEEVLA, encoded by the coding sequence ATGCTGCGATTGATTCACTATGTGAAACCCTACTGGGGGATGGTGTTCATTGCCATTGTGCTGCTCTTCGTGCAGGCCAACGCCAATCTAGCCCTGCCCGATTACATGGCCCGGATTGTAAACAACGGCATTCAGCAGGGAGGCGTGGAGGACGCGGTGGCCGAGGCCCTGCGTCCGCAGACCCTGGAGCATGTGTTGCTCTTCCTGACCCCCGAGGAGCAGCGGATGGTGAAAGATGCCTATCGTCTGGTCACGCCTGACGACCCCGACTACGCAGCGCTCAAGGCGCAATACCCCGCGCTGGATGGGCCTATCTATGTGTTACGCCCGCTGGACAAAGCCGCCCGGGAGGCCCTGAACCCGGTCCTTGCCAAGGGGCTGGTGGTGACCTCCGGGCTGCAGAAGATGCTGGCGGATCCGGAAAAGGCGGCCGCGTTGGGCCAGCAAATGGGGTTTGACCTCAGCCGCTTGCCTCCCGGCACCGATTTGTTCGATGTGCTGCCCCGCATGCCGGAAAACATCCGGGCCCAGGTGATCGTCGCCATCAACGAGCGCTTCGCTGCGTTGGGCGACAACATGCTCGTGCAGATGGCCGTGGGCGTGGTGAAGGCCGAATACGAGGCGCTGGGGGTGGAGACCGCCGCGCGGCAAATGCGGTACATCCTCCTGGTAGGGCTGGGCATGTTAGGGGTGACCCTGGTCTCCATCCTGGCGGCCATTGGGGTGGGGTACTTTGCAGCCCGCACTGCGGCCGGGGTGGCCCGCGATCTGCGTGACGCTGTGTTTACCAAAGTGGTCAACTTTTCCGCCGCCGAGTTCAACCGCTTTTCCACCGCTTCGCTGATCACCCGCACCACCAACGATGTGACGCAAATCCAGACAGTGCTCTTCCTGATCATCCGATTGATGTTTTTCGCCCCCATCCTGGGCATCGGCGGCATCCTTCATGCGCTGGACACCGCGCCCAACATGTGGTGGATACTGGCCCTGGTCCTGGCCGTGCTCTCGGTGATTATCGGGGGCATTATCGCCATCACGCTGCCCAAGTTCCGGATTATGCAGAAACTCGTCGACCGGCTCAACCTGGTGCTGCGGGAGAACCTCACCGGTTTGCTCGTGGTGCGGGCCTTCAACCGGCAGCCTGAAGAGACGAAACGCTTCGATCAGGCCAACCTGGACCTGACTCAGGTGAGCCTGTTCGTGAACCGGGTGATGGTGTTGCTCTTCCCCCTGATGATGTTGCTGATGAACGCCCTGGGGGTGCTTATTCTCTGGGTAGGCTCGCATCAGGTGGATCAAGGGTTCATCCAGGTGGGCGACATGATGGCCTTTTTGCAATACGCCTTCCAGGTGGTGATGGCCTTCATGATGATGACCATGATGTTCGTTTTCCTGCCCCGCTCCTTTGTGTCCGGTGACCGGATTGCCGAGGTGCTGGATACCGAGCCGTCGGTCAAAGACCCCGAACAGCCTAAATCTTTCCCCGAGCCTTTCCGGGGGGTGGTGGCCTTCGAGCATGTCTCCTTCCGGTATCCGGGTGCCGAAGCCGATGTGTTGCACGACATCTCCTTCGTGGCCGAGCCGGGCAGGGTGACGGCCATCATTGGTACCACGGGGTCGGGCAAATCGACCCTGGTCAACCTGATCCTGCGCTTCTACGATGTGAACGAAGGGGCCATCCGCATCGATGGGGTGGACATTCGCGAGGTGCGGCTGGCCGACCTGCGACGGCGTATCGGTTTTGTGCCCCAACGCAGCGCGTTGTTCACCGGGACCATTGCCGACAATCTGCGCATGGCTGACGAGGAGGCTCCCGAGGAGGTGCTGCGCCAGGCCGTGGAGGTGGCCCAGGCGGCTGAGTTTGTCTTTGGCAAACCCGAGGGCCTGACGGCAGAAATCGCGCAGGGTGGCGCCAATGTCTCGGGCGGGCAGAAGCAGCGGCTGGCCATTGCCCGCGCCCTGGTGCGCCGCGCGCCCATTTACATTTTCGACGACAGTTTCTCTGCCCTGGATTTCAAGACCGAGGCGGCATTGCGCCGGGCGCTGAAGCGCTACGCGGCCAACGCCACGGTGATCATCGTTACCCAGCGGGTGGCCCCCGTTCGCCATGCCGATCTTATCCTGGTGCTGGATGAGGGCCGGCTGGTGGGGAGGGGCACCCACGAGGAACTGCTGCGAACCAACGAGGTGTATCGTGAAATCGCCCTGACCCAACTGGGCGAGGAGGTGCTGGCATGA
- a CDS encoding ABC transporter ATP-binding protein, which yields MSESRNPHGNGAPTPRRKPALMVGHNRAALMPAEKPKDFKGALLQLLGYMGGYRYALAAALLIAVIATVLNIVGPKILGQATTTLFEGIMARISGTGDIDFGKIGQILLTVLGLYAASAVFHYIQGWMMVNISMDIAYRLRRDIAAKIHRLPLRYFDRTTYGEVLSRVTNDVDVINQTFSQGLSQTVTSVVSLVGILVMMLTISWQMTLVALLVLPLSGVLVRVVVKRSQRYFGQQQEYLGHLNGHVEETFGGHLVIKAFGNEEQRVSAFDRLNQVLYGAAWKSQFFSGIMMPLMLFVGNLGYVAVSVLGGFLAIRNLVTVGDIQAFLQYVRNFTQPIQRMANIANVLQSTAAAAERVFAFLNEPEEVPDPENPVVLDKVEGRVEFRHVRFSYIPGKPVIKDFSARIEPGQKVAIVGPTGAGKTTLVKLLMRFYDVDKGAILIDGHDIREFRRADLRRMFGMVLQDTWLFNGTIMENIRYGRPNATDEEVIAAARAAHADHFIRTLPEGYNTVINEESTNISSGEKQLLTIARAFLADPPMLILDEATSNVDTRTELLIQRAMDRLMEGRTSFVIAHRLSTIRNADNILVIHEGDIIEQGTHEELLARGGFYAEMYYSQFDILDENGNGAASEGLRPAGARA from the coding sequence ATGAGCGAATCCCGCAACCCCCATGGCAACGGAGCCCCCACGCCGCGGCGCAAGCCGGCCCTGATGGTGGGGCACAACCGGGCGGCCTTGATGCCGGCCGAGAAGCCCAAGGATTTCAAAGGCGCCCTGTTGCAACTGCTGGGCTACATGGGCGGCTACCGCTACGCGCTGGCCGCGGCGCTGCTCATCGCCGTCATCGCCACCGTGCTCAACATCGTCGGCCCCAAGATTCTGGGGCAGGCCACCACCACGCTCTTCGAAGGCATCATGGCCCGCATCAGCGGCACAGGGGACATCGACTTTGGCAAAATTGGGCAGATTTTGCTCACCGTGCTGGGCCTATACGCTGCCTCGGCGGTGTTTCATTACATCCAGGGCTGGATGATGGTCAACATCTCCATGGACATCGCCTACCGTCTGCGCCGCGACATCGCCGCCAAAATTCACCGCCTGCCTCTGCGGTACTTCGACCGCACGACCTACGGTGAGGTGCTTTCCCGGGTGACCAACGATGTGGATGTCATCAACCAGACCTTTTCGCAGGGGCTGAGCCAGACCGTGACCTCGGTGGTCTCTCTGGTGGGGATCCTGGTGATGATGTTGACCATCAGTTGGCAGATGACCCTGGTGGCCCTGCTGGTGTTGCCTTTGTCCGGAGTGCTGGTGCGGGTGGTGGTCAAGCGCTCGCAGCGTTATTTCGGCCAACAGCAGGAGTATCTGGGTCATCTCAACGGCCATGTGGAGGAAACCTTCGGCGGGCACCTGGTCATCAAGGCCTTTGGCAACGAGGAACAGCGGGTGAGCGCGTTTGACCGTCTCAATCAGGTGCTCTACGGCGCAGCCTGGAAGTCCCAGTTCTTTTCGGGTATCATGATGCCTTTGATGCTCTTCGTGGGCAACCTGGGCTATGTGGCCGTGAGTGTGTTGGGGGGCTTTCTGGCCATCCGTAATCTGGTCACAGTGGGCGACATTCAGGCCTTCTTGCAGTATGTGCGCAACTTCACCCAGCCCATTCAACGGATGGCCAACATCGCCAATGTGCTGCAATCCACCGCAGCCGCGGCTGAGCGGGTCTTCGCCTTCTTGAATGAGCCGGAGGAGGTGCCCGATCCCGAAAATCCGGTGGTGTTGGACAAGGTGGAAGGGCGGGTAGAGTTCCGTCATGTGCGCTTCAGTTACATCCCCGGCAAGCCGGTGATCAAGGACTTCTCGGCGCGGATTGAACCCGGCCAGAAGGTGGCCATTGTGGGGCCAACGGGCGCGGGCAAGACCACCTTGGTCAAATTGCTCATGCGCTTTTACGATGTGGATAAGGGCGCCATTCTGATCGACGGGCATGATATACGCGAGTTCCGCCGGGCCGATTTGCGGCGCATGTTCGGGATGGTGCTGCAGGATACCTGGCTGTTCAACGGGACCATCATGGAGAACATCCGTTACGGTCGGCCTAACGCCACGGACGAGGAGGTCATCGCCGCGGCCAGGGCGGCCCATGCCGACCATTTCATCCGTACCCTGCCCGAAGGTTACAACACGGTGATCAACGAGGAAAGCACGAACATCTCTTCGGGAGAGAAGCAGTTGCTCACCATCGCCCGTGCCTTCCTGGCCGACCCGCCGATGCTTATCCTGGACGAGGCCACTAGCAATGTGGACACGCGCACCGAGTTGCTCATCCAGCGGGCCATGGATCGGCTGATGGAGGGACGCACAAGTTTTGTCATCGCCCACCGTCTCTCCACCATCCGCAACGCGGACAACATCTTGGTTATCCACGAGGGCGACATCATCGAGCAGGGCACCCACGAGGAATTGCTGGCCAGGGGCGGTTTCTACGCCGAGATGTACTACAGCCAGTTTGACATCCTGGACGAAAACGGCAACGGAGCCGCTTCCGAAGGGCTGCGCCCGGCCGGAGCCAGGGCCTGA
- a CDS encoding helix-turn-helix domain-containing protein, translating into MPMYEREAISINVGSRLRKLREERGLSLRALARASGLSANALSMIERGLSSPSVSTLYKLATALHVPITAFFRETIEKREVVFIHRDERLRLSFARGVWEDLGGDRYQGPISPTLLTLEVGGTSGPFPMSHTGHEFVFCLRGELEYEIADRSYRLQAGDVLLFSARLPHRWRNVGSTVVNVLILVAGFAEEERPADLHYHAFAAEAPIEMAEGQVDQEGEAASSEPEEGSKEA; encoded by the coding sequence ATGCCAATGTATGAGCGGGAGGCTATATCCATCAATGTGGGGAGCCGATTGCGCAAGTTGCGCGAGGAAAGAGGGCTTTCGTTGCGCGCCCTGGCCCGGGCCAGTGGTCTCTCGGCCAATGCGCTGAGCATGATCGAGCGGGGGCTTTCCTCGCCCTCGGTGAGCACCCTCTACAAGTTGGCTACAGCCCTGCATGTGCCCATCACCGCTTTTTTCCGGGAAACCATCGAAAAGCGCGAGGTGGTGTTCATCCACCGCGACGAACGCCTACGGCTCTCCTTTGCCCGCGGAGTGTGGGAGGACCTGGGCGGCGACCGGTATCAAGGCCCCATCAGCCCCACTCTGCTTACGCTGGAGGTAGGGGGCACCAGCGGCCCCTTTCCCATGTCCCATACGGGCCATGAATTCGTGTTCTGCCTGCGCGGCGAATTGGAATACGAGATCGCGGATCGCAGTTATCGCCTGCAGGCAGGGGATGTGTTGCTCTTTTCCGCGCGGTTGCCCCATCGCTGGCGCAATGTGGGGTCGACGGTGGTGAATGTGTTGATTTTGGTGGCGGGCTTTGCCGAGGAGGAGCGCCCTGCCGACCTGCACTACCACGCTTTTGCGGCGGAGGCTCCTATCGAGATGGCTGAGGGGCAGGTCGATCAGGAGGGCGAAGCGGCCTCCTCGGAGCCTGAGGAGGGGTCGAAAGAGGCGTGA